GCCCTAGAGATCTCTTTCCCCCGTGGAAAAGGAATGCATGTGCCACCACACCTGTGGGGCATTTGGGGTGATTTGAGTGACTCCAGAGGCTCAAGGGGCAGGCTAGAGATGGGGATGTCAGGGGAAAGCCATGCCTCCGTCACACTGTAAGATTCCACTGACTTGAAAACATAATTGCACCTGAGAATGTCTGTGTAAGTCCACTGTGCCCCTTGTGTGCCCTCACCTAGTCCCTCTGCCCTTCTGTACTCACCCGGCCTGgtccccctctgcccctgtgTTCTCAGCACACCTGGTACTCCTCAGCAAAGCCACAGTTGCTgtccttctcatttttcttgatgTGGTCAGCAAAGTCACCCGCCAGGATCTTCTCTGGAAAGCTGCGAGAGGGGCAAAGATTTTAACCACCTTTAATCCTGTGCTCTTGGGATAAAAGAAAAGGTATTTTATGGTTGTTTACATCCCCAGAATATAAGGGGCAGGAAGTTTAGGCCCTTGTGAGACTAGTGTGTGGGAGGGGTTCACTGATCCTTCCCTCTGACCCATGCAGTGACCGGCAAACACCCCTTGGTGTGACCCCACAGTGATTCTTTTGGATGGCCCCCCAAAATGGCTGCTCACCTGGATGCTGACTCCTTCCGGCTCTTTCCACGCCTGGGGAAAAGGGTGATACGATGAAAGGCTCAGGGAGTGAGGCTGgaaccagaggctctgcccctccccccagccccacctccaggtGGAAGGTCAGCCCTGCGCTGAgtcccacctcttttttttttttttaaagattttatttatttatttttagagagaggggaagggagggagaaagagagaaacatcaatgtgtggttgtctctcacccgccccctactgaagacctggcccgcaacccaggcatgtgccctgagtgggaatcgaacccgccaccctttgtttgcaggccggcagtcactccactgagccacaccagccagggcccacctctTCTTCAGGAAGAAAATCAGCAGGCACACCAGCACGAGGAACAGAAGGACACCAACAATGGCCCCGGCGATGACccctgggaggggaggcgggGGGAGCAGTTTGAGTCCAGGCCCTATCTCCCCATGTCCACTCTGTCCTGTCTCCATCCTCACCCTCCCGACTGTGGTCAGGGGCCCCCAGGGTCGATGTGGgtgcagagagggaagaaacCTTTCTCTCCGTCTCACTGCCCCAGGAGCCTGGTCCAAATGCATCATTTTCTCAGGTGACCTGGCTGCTGGAGTGACAGTCCCCAGCTTTACCTAGACCAACAGTTCTCAGCAAAGGTGATTCTGCCTGGCTGGAAACATCGGGTACTGTCTGGAGACATTTTAACTTGTCACAACTGGGGTGCTGGTGCCACAGTTCACAGGACGGCCTCCCAACACAGAGGGATCCAGGCCCCACGTCAGTAGTGCCGAGGTTGGGAACCCACTCCCCAGGGTGGAAGTCATTGGCGGGTCTCTCCAGAACTGAGGCTCATCATCTCAGTAGTTCTGTCTGCTAGGAGCATGAATCCCTCGCAGcggggcccagggaggctggcGGTGCCCCAGATCTCCCAGGATCCGTCCTTAGATGCCTGGTCTTAGGGTCACTTAAGCCTACAGCCTACCTCCATCAGTCATGGTGACCCTCCGCTACagcttcacttctttttttttcctttttaaaagaattacatttcagcaccagactgtgaaccaaagggtcgctggtttgattcccagtcagggcacatgtctgggttgcgggccaggtccccagcagggggcgcatgagaggcaaccacatattgacgtttctctgtctctttctccctcctttcacatctctctaaaaataaataaataacattgcaTGTAATGcaccaaccaaccgagccacccagccggggcaAGAAGATGCCTTTTCTTTATGGAGTgaagaaaatattgtaaaattgCGACTGACGACAGTTGCACACTACTGGGtatatactaaaagccattggACGGTGCACTTTAAATGAGTGAGTTGTATGTCACATgacttatatctcaataaaactgtctGAGAGAAAGTAGAACACACAAACCAGCAAACAAAAAGGACCCCATGGGTGGGTAAGACACCCTCACAACAGGGCCCTGATGGGGTCTACAGAGACTGTCCCTGCCTGTCCCCTGGGGCTCTGCTCACCGGCACTCTGGGTGTGGCAGGTCATGGAGGCAGCTGGGGCCCGCATTCCAGCCCAGACGGTGGTGACGGTGGCTGGGTAGGACTGAGCCGGCTGCAGACCCGACACAAACACACCCCTTTCACAGGAGGATCTGTCCTGGGAGCTCTgctgcctgcccacctgcagcTCAAAGGCCTCATAGCCTCCCAGGGGGCAGGACCAGGTCAGGAGGACCCCATACCCCCCAGAGGTGCTGACGCATGAGGTGATGGTGACAGGATCTGGGTCTGAATGGAGAGGACAAGAGGAGTCACTCAGTATGTACCATCCAAGGTGGTtttccatccctcccccaccctgccaccgGTGATGCCAATTCTGCGACAATAAGCCCATCCATTCCTTCCTCAAACCAAAATacctctccatccctcctttTCTGTCTTCCCTAAATGGACTataaaactacaactcccatgaGGCCTCTGAATCTCTGTATCACTATAGTTTGCAAAGTCATGACCCCATGGCCTGATGGGAATTATAGTCCACTCACTTGTCTGCAAGGTCAAACCTAAGCCCTTCACCAGGTAAAAGAAAGAAGCCCCATCTCACCTGTGGACGCACTGAGGCTCTGTGTGGAACTGGCTACATTGCTCCTCTCTGCCCACACACTGAAGTTGTACAGAGTCCCGGGTTCCAGGCCCTTCACCTCATACTGCGTCTCGTTGGTCCTGCCTGTCTGGTGGGCTCGATATCCTTGGGGGTCTCGCTCCCTCTGGTATCCACCACCAGACCACTGGACCACGTACACGTAGAGGTGAGGGCAGGGGTCAGTGGGGGACTCCCACCGCAAGGTGATGGAGTTGTTGGTCTGAGTTCCCTTCTGCAGAGCTGTGACCTCACTGGGAGCTGAGAATAGAGACAGACACCCAAGGGGCTGGATCCTCAAGGACCCTCAGACCCGAGCCTGCTCCCTTGCCCTTCCCTGCAAAGCTGGGGGTCCCAGTCATTGAATGGGTCTACGCCCTATGGAGCAGGAACCACAGGAAAGAGGGGGGTACAGGAGTACCTGGGTCCTCCCCGTCCTGGGTCTGCAGCCCTGGGTCCCACCCACCACCTTTCTCCACAGGCAGCCTGAGGCAGGGTCCCTTGTCACTTCTAGACACACCATGTTTCTAGCCCTAGAGGTCGACTTCCATCTTCTCAACTCAAATGGCCAAAGTCTAAAGGTTCCTGGTTTGGTGCATGAATGTGAACCTCGTCCCTAGGGTGTATGGCTCCTCTCACACTCGGGACCTTCCCTGTGCGTGCTGGGAGGCGGGCTGTGTTGGTTTGGCTAATCCACCAGGACAAGCTGTGGATGACTGTCTAACTTTGTCCCCAAAGACAGACCTTCACATGGGAACACCCTTGTTGCTGAGGAcagacccccaccccccggggaaGCAGACCTACCAGCTCAAGGTCTGAGGAGGATGGAGAGGGGTCACCAAATGCAATTCATCTCCCAGGTGCCCCCCAACTACCCCATCAacttcctcccacatcccagcAGTGCTGCACCCTGAACTAGACTGTGTCTCACCAGTGGCCCCAGTGAGAGTCTTGTTGTCACCGCTGACCCCGTTCCTCTCTGCCCAGACAGTGAAGGTGAACAGGCTCCCAGCCTCCACTTCCTTCAGCGTGAGCCCAGTCTCTGTGGTGTTAAGATTCACAGTACCAGCCCTGCCCTCTTGGATCCATGACACCCAGTAGGTGGAGTTCTGAGGGTTTGGGCCCTCAGGCACCTCCCAGCGCAGGCTGATGGAGCTGTTGGTCTGTGCCTCCACCCTCAGGTTCCTGACGGGGTTCGGGGCTGAGGAtccagacagaaggaaaaatCAGCTGAAGTGTCTGACTGCCACATCTTCAGAGCTTCCTTCATCACAGGACTTATAAAACATGggtgggccctggttggtgtggctcagtggactgagctccagcttgcgaaccaaagggtctccagttccattcccagtcagggcacatgcctgggttgtgggccaggtcccctgttgggggtgctccagaggcaaccacacatgaatgtttctctccctctctccctacctgcccctcggtctaaaaataaataaataaaatctttacaaaaaaaagaaaacaacaacaaaaagttaaacAGGGGCAGCCTCTCACCTGTGGCAGCACTGAGGGTCTCCGGGGAGCTGCTGAGTCCACCTGCCTCCACCCACACAGAAAATTCATACGAGGACCCGGGGTCCAGTCCCTCTGCTGTGAAGCTGGTGTGTGTTGTGTTTCGGGTCTCGTTTTTGTCCCCCTGTCCAGTCCAGCGGACCCAGTAGGTAGAGTTCAAGGCAGGGCTAGCAGGCGCCTCCCAGCACAGGCTGATGGAGCTGTTGGTCTGCGCCTCCACCCTCAGGTTCCTGATGGGCTTGAGGGCTGAGAAGTGGGAAGGAGAGTCGGTGTCAGCAGGGCAGCTCCCCCTCCACGCCCAGCTCCCATCAGCCCCTGGCTGgatctttgcccccctccatggAGACCCCCCCAGAGGCTCATGGGAGTCGAGGTGCCACCTCTCTGAGGGACTCAGCAGGGATCACTCAccggcagccccagcccctgaccaGCTGCTGCACAGGCCCTGGCGAGAGCCCAGAGGGGAGAGTCAGAGTTGGGGCCCCGCCTCCCAACCCAGGTGAGACTGTGGGGCTGGACCGGCAGccagcagcctcccagcctctgccccacccagtccCTGCTGCAGGTGTCTCCTGTCCCAGGCCGAGCTCTGACAAAGGTCAGCTCAACAGCCTGCTGTCttctctgggtgtgtctgtggagGGCACAGGGATTTCAGGGACCCCAGAGCTGGGGTTGGCGTCACCGATTAAGCCAGGAGATAAACTTAACGGTTTCACTTCCCAAAAAATATGGTCTTGGAAGACTAGAAGCAGAAAAGCAAGCAACATgtgactgctttaaaaaataatactaaaatgaaaaataaaactaaactagGAATGGAAAAGAGACTGAGGTTGAGGACCAGAGGCCACTCGGTCTGACAGAAGAGGCTAAAGGCCTGGACCGCCGGGTctcagggaggaggggctggggcccaggactGCTGGGTCTCTGTAACAAGAATTTACTCTCACCCCAGACACCCACATCTAAGAGCCCAGGGGCAGGACTCCCCAACAATCTCCCCAACCGACACGCCTGCTTTCTTATCCCGTGAACCGGCAGCCCTGACTCTCTCAGGACCTGAGTTCAGGGGctccctctcctttgtctctcAGACCCAGCAGTGGCCCCGCCTGTCCTGCCCTGAGACCCCACGCAGCCGGCTGGGAACActcaccagcagcagcaggctcCCCCAGGCCCTGAGGCCCCCTCCGGACCCGATCATGTCTGCAGACACCCTGAGGGACCCAGGTGTTCCAGTCCCGGACCTTCCACCAACTGGACTTTAAATGCCAGCATTTCCCCTTTCCCGGGTGACAATGACCGCCAGGCCACAGGTCAGGgcggaggaggaagtggaggctcCAGGGACATTTCCCATCCCCGCCCCATCCCTCTATCTGGTACATGGCCTCTGGACAGTCCTTTGCGCAGAGGAAAATCAGGGGTGAGGTCACTGCTTCCCCACAGGTGTGTGAACGCTCAGCGCAGGTACCAGCCAGTCTCCTGGCTTTCCTGCAGCCACACAGAAGTTCATATCCTTTGTATGTACCCCTGACTGTTCAAACACCAGGATCTTTGCACAGGCCGTTCTGACAAGTTCTTCCTCCATCAGCCAAGGTCCACAGCCTCTTCTAGTTCTACTTGACCCCAGGTATTTGACCTCTCCCTGCTGTGTGAGCTTACCGAAGCGAATACCTCATTACAAGCCTCAGAACATTGCAGATGGCCTTTCTTAGGAGGGTAGGGACAAGTCTAGTCCTCTCTGCCATGGTGACGCCTGGGCCCTGATGGCGGCTCAGGACACAGCGCCGAGTCTGGATGTGATTGCGTCACAGTACAGGAGTCCGCCATCTGCGATCCGGTCTCTCATTCCACTCCATTCCCATCTTCCCTGACCTCGTGCTGGTGAACCAGGCCAGACTCCGACGTCACTGATCACTTGGTCCATACCAGCCAAGCGGTGGGGAGCCAGGGTCGGGGGGCCCCCGGGGAAGAACGGAGCTGCCTCCCCTACATTGAGCGAGGATGCAGGGACCCTGGCTCCCTTTCCGCGCAGACTCAGGCAAGAAATGCAGCAGGACTCGGGGGGGCCCAGTGCAAGGGAACTTCTGGGGGCTTCACGGATCCCAAGCTTGGTTCCCAAAGCTGCCACCACACCCGGAGGTCCTGGGCAAGGCCATGGTTGCCTCTCCCCTGATGCCGTCAGCAAAATACTCAGCCAGGATGTCCTTGGAAGACCCTGACATGGACGGATTTCTCTGGGCAGGAGGATGTGGAGATGTCCTCTCCCGGGTCCCCCAAGAGCAGAGGTCTGTCTGCCCCACCAGCTGGCCCTGAGTAACAAAAGCGGACTTTCTCTAAGTCCTATCACGATGTTGAACTACATCCTCACTATGGACGGGAGGGGCAACCAGAAGCCAGTTTCTGCATTTTAGCTATCACCCCCCAATCCTGCCATCCGtccacacccccagccctgcacaaGCATTCTTCTCCATCTTTCTCCTGATTCACCTATCCTGGACATTCCCGCTAAACAGAATCCTACAACAAGGGTCTTTTGGAACTGGCATCTTGCACTCACggtaaggtttttatttttattttttaaaagattttatttatttttagagaaagggaaagggagggagagaaacatccatgtgtgattgCCTTTTGCACgctctctactggggacctggcctgcaacccaggcatgggccctgaccaggaatcgaaccagtgaccctttggtttgcaggctggcactcaatccactgagccacaccagccagggcagatttttttttcttttttttcttttttatcctcacctgaggacatgcttattgattttagagagaagggaagggacggagagagagaaacatctattggttgccttctcacaCGCACCTCAACCAGGgcccgaacctgcaacccaggcacgtgtcctgactagGAAATGGCCACCTTTCAATTGTGCAGGACGACGctccgacccactgagccacactggccaggacattCATGGTAAGGTTTTCAAAGCTGGTGCATTTGTAGCCTGGAACAGAACCTCATTCCTATTTATGGCCAAATAACATTTCATAGGTCCATGTTTTTAAGGGTCCATGACTAACAGGAGGTGGCAGCTGCTCTGCAGGACCTGGTGAAGCCAAGGGCTGCCAAAGACCAGCAGACCACCAGAGCCTGTGGGGAGGCACGGAACCCTGCCCCCACAGGCCTcggaaggaaccaaccctgcccacaccttgatttgGCCTCTGGCTTCAGAAGTGACCTGTACGTGAAAACACTTCAGCTCCTCAGCACTTCCCACTGGGGTGGAACTTAAGTCTGTCAGGAGCCTCCCACTTTTGATGACGGACAAGGCCTCAAGGCCTGGGTAGCCTAGCAGGTGGTCACAGCCACCAGGTGGGCGTGGGGCAGGGGCTGATAGAAGGCCTCCAGGCCGACAGCAGAGATTTTGAAGAGCAGGGTGCCCCACCCAGAACACCTGGCTCGCTCCGGCTGTGTCGATGCATTGGTGACTCATCAGGCCCAAGACTCTCCTCTGTGCTGAGAAGGGACTCTGGCCTGAAGGTAGAGCAGGGACTAAAAATCAGGGGTGGGCTCAGGGGGGTCCCTATAAGCACATTATGGATGTAAAGCCTCCTTTCTGctaaggtacagggaataagaagcataaatggtaggcagaaaatagacagggggatgttaagagcagcataggaaatggagaagccaaagaacttatatgcacaacccatggatgtgaactaaggggggaattgctggagggaatgggggaactGGTTACAGGTaggggccaagggggaaaaattgggacaactgtaatggcataatcattaaaatatgcttaaaaaaagaaggcCCCTTAAAGCATATCATGGATGGAAAATCTCCCCTCTGCTGTAAGAGTTCCTTAAATATGTCATGAATGGAAAAGTCTCCTCTCTGCTATAAGAGTCCCTCACAGCACATCGTAGAAGTCAGGCAGGGTTTGGAGAGCAGCTCTGACTGCTTCACGTCCTCAGAGGCAGACCCTTAGGTCCAGGGAGGGTCAGTGGGCTGCCAAGGTCACAGCCAGGACAAAGGCCACGTCTGGGTTCTTCCTCCAAACTTTATTTCCACCCCATTGCTACCTACCTCTTCCTAAAGGGCCCCCCATCTTCGGGTCTCCTCAcctccccaaccctctcctccccttttctgATACTGTATTGGACTGGagtgggttgaactgtgtctccTAAAACAGGTGTCCAAGTCCTAAGCCCTGGTCCCTGTGGCTGTGACATTATTTAGAAACAGGGCCTTTGGAGAcatcttgagatgagatcatcctggatttaggGTCCACCCTAAATCCAATGGCCAGTGTCCttaggaggggagacagagagagagggagaacgcCCTGTGAGAAGGGATGCCGCGATTGTAGGGATGTCAGGGATGGCTGGGCCGTCAGAAGCTGAAGAGGCAGGAAGGGCCCTCCCGAGAGCCTGGGGTCTGGCCAATATCTTGACTTTGGATGTCTGGCCACCAGAACTATGAGAGACTAAACTTTGGCTGTTttcagccacccagtttgtggtgacTTGTGACAG
The sequence above is drawn from the Desmodus rotundus isolate HL8 chromosome 12, HLdesRot8A.1, whole genome shotgun sequence genome and encodes:
- the PTPRH gene encoding receptor-type tyrosine-protein phosphatase H isoform X1; its protein translation is MYQIEGWGGDGKCPWSLHFLLRPDLWPGGHCHPGKGKCWHLKSSWWKVRDWNTWVPQGVCRHDRVRRGPQGLGEPAAAALKPIRNLRVEAQTNSSISLCWEAPASPALNSTYWVRWTGQGDKNETRNTTHTSFTAEGLDPGSSYEFSVWVEAGGLSSSPETLSAATAPNPVRNLRVEAQTNSSISLRWEVPEGPNPQNSTYWVSWIQEGRAGTVNLNTTETGLTLKEVEAGSLFTFTVWAERNGVSGDNKTLTGATAPSEVTALQKGTQTNNSITLRWESPTDPCPHLYVYVVQWSGGGYQRERDPQGYRAHQTGRTNETQYEVKGLEPGTLYNFSVWAERSNVASSTQSLSASTDPDPVTITSCVSTSGGYGVLLTWSCPLGGYEAFELQVGRQQSSQDRSSCERGVFVSGLQPAQSYPATVTTVWAGMRAPAASMTCHTQSAGVIAGAIVGVLLFLVLVCLLIFFLKKRRGKSRKESASSFPEKILAGDFADHIKKNEKDSNCGFAEEYQRLAQEGQGQSQTVASAPENCPKNRYRNVLPYDWSRVPLKPLQGEPGSDYINASFVPGLWSPREFIATQGPLLQTVGDFWRLVWEQQSHTLVMLTNCMEFGRVKCEHYWPLDAKPCTHGHLQVTLESEKVMENWTIRELKLCHTQEQKTLSVRQFHYMAWPDHGIPHTPDPLLAFWKMLRQWLDQNPGGGPPIVHCSAGVGRTGTLIALDVLLRQLECEGVVGPFSYVSKMRESRPLMVQTEAQYVFLHQCILRFLQQSSPAPAQKEAIYENLMFESEVAH
- the PTPRH gene encoding receptor-type tyrosine-protein phosphatase H isoform X2 — its product is MIGSGGGLRAWGSLLLLGLCSSWSGAGAAALKPIRNLRVEAQTNSSISLCWEAPASPALNSTYWVRWTGQGDKNETRNTTHTSFTAEGLDPGSSYEFSVWVEAGGLSSSPETLSAATAPNPVRNLRVEAQTNSSISLRWEVPEGPNPQNSTYWVSWIQEGRAGTVNLNTTETGLTLKEVEAGSLFTFTVWAERNGVSGDNKTLTGATAPSEVTALQKGTQTNNSITLRWESPTDPCPHLYVYVVQWSGGGYQRERDPQGYRAHQTGRTNETQYEVKGLEPGTLYNFSVWAERSNVASSTQSLSASTDPDPVTITSCVSTSGGYGVLLTWSCPLGGYEAFELQVGRQQSSQDRSSCERGVFVSGLQPAQSYPATVTTVWAGMRAPAASMTCHTQSAGVIAGAIVGVLLFLVLVCLLIFFLKKRRGKSRKESASSFPEKILAGDFADHIKKNEKDSNCGFAEEYQRLAQEGQGQSQTVASAPENCPKNRYRNVLPYDWSRVPLKPLQGEPGSDYINASFVPGLWSPREFIATQGPLLQTVGDFWRLVWEQQSHTLVMLTNCMEFGRVKCEHYWPLDAKPCTHGHLQVTLESEKVMENWTIRELKLCHTQEQKTLSVRQFHYMAWPDHGIPHTPDPLLAFWKMLRQWLDQNPGGGPPIVHCSAGVGRTGTLIALDVLLRQLECEGVVGPFSYVSKMRESRPLMVQTEAQYVFLHQCILRFLQQSSPAPAQKEAIYENLMFESEVAH